The following nucleotide sequence is from Granulicella aggregans.
TCCATCCTCCCATCATGCGGGTCAGTCTCTGGCTGATCGCAAGACCAAGGCCCGTTCCCCCATGCCTGCGGGTCGCAGACGAATCCACTTGCGAAAATGCCTGGAAGAGCTTCGCCTGGTCGCTGTCCGCGATGCCGATTCCTGTATCGCTTACCTCCCAGCAACTCCATATGTCGCCGTTCCTTGCGCGTTCTTCTACGCGCAGACGCACGATGCCACCCTCCGTAAACTTGCAGGCGTTGCTGAGGAGGTTGAGCAGGCACTGGCGGAACTTCGTCACGTCCACGTAGATCGTGGCGTTCGCGTCCTCCGCAGAGGCGAGAAAGACATTCTTGTTCTTCCGGGCAAGCGGTTCAATCGTCGATACAATATCGTTCACCAGCGTCCCCACCTGCGCGGGCTCGGAGAACAGTTCAACCCGTCCAGCTTCGATCTTCGACAGATCGAGCACATCGTTGATCAGCATCAACAGATGACGTCCCGCCGACTCGATCCTCTTCAGGTCGTCAACCTCCGACTGGTTCCCTGCCGCCTTCGCGTCCTCTTCCAGCATCTCGCTATAGCCAAGGATTGCGTTGAGCGGGGTCCGCAGCTCATGGCTCATATTTGCCAGGAAAGCGCTCTTGGCACGGTTCGATTCTTCCGCGATCAGCTTGGCGTTCAACAGGTCCTGTTGAATCACCTCGCGCTCCGCAATCTCATTCTGTAGCTCTCGCGTGCGATCGGCCACCCTAGCTTCCAGTTCATCCTGGGCGCGCTGCAACTCAAGGTCGCGTTGACTCACCTGCTCCATCATCGAGTTGAATTGATCGATCAGGACTCCGGTCTCGTCTTCCGATCCTGAAGCCGCTCGAATCGAGTAGTTGCCTCCCTTAGAGACTCGCTTTGCAACGTGGGTAAGGTGAAGGATCGGATCCGAGATCAGACGTTGGAGACGCAACGACAACAGCATCGCCAGTCCTGTAGAAACGAAAAGCACACCCGCGCCGATCACCCCAAACCTGCGCAAGTGAGAGTACATCTCTACGAGACTCACCCGCAGAAGCAG
It contains:
- a CDS encoding ATP-binding protein; this encodes MRSLWSRSIKTKLMLLFTANTVVALSLACIVFWIYLTLSYRQTLVEEVSTMAQMLGRSSASALTSSNHDAAAGALAVLRADSRMESACLYDKHRSLFASYVRNSSDHACTQHQIAAPLRFNFRSFTVLEPIATNGEFNGSLLLRVSLVEMYSHLRRFGVIGAGVLFVSTGLAMLLSLRLQRLISDPILHLTHVAKRVSKGGNYSIRAASGSEDETGVLIDQFNSMMEQVSQRDLELQRAQDELEARVADRTRELQNEIAEREVIQQDLLNAKLIAEESNRAKSAFLANMSHELRTPLNAILGYSEMLEEDAKAAGNQSEVDDLKRIESAGRHLLMLINDVLDLSKIEAGRVELFSEPAQVGTLVNDIVSTIEPLARKNKNVFLASAEDANATIYVDVTKFRQCLLNLLSNACKFTEGGIVRLRVEERARNGDIWSCWEVSDTGIGIADSDQAKLFQAFSQVDSSATRRHGGTGLGLAISQRLTRMMGGWIECETQLGKGSTFTIYLPRVAEGEIARTTAAARVA